A stretch of the Bdellovibrio sp. 22V genome encodes the following:
- a CDS encoding TetR/AcrR family transcriptional regulator, with amino-acid sequence MTETSHSKTQKDVSPAHVKGKKRDRSASEERLIQAGLEVFSKHGFNGATTKEIAKKADVNESLIGRYFDGKEGLLVAIIERFIEEVVQEALPYEPQETLADELEHYVKNRVNQGCMHEDFARIVFSQALVDKKFKRRVRETIPLQIDPHLVERVTRLANAGKLNLGTITIEEICQQIDTYMDGVFFFDRILHEETNDNMIAKTVRFMRLYARLFDKK; translated from the coding sequence ATGACGGAAACATCTCACAGCAAAACCCAAAAGGACGTAAGTCCAGCTCACGTTAAGGGCAAAAAAAGGGATCGTTCTGCGTCTGAGGAGCGCCTTATTCAAGCGGGCCTTGAGGTCTTCTCGAAGCACGGCTTTAATGGTGCGACGACAAAAGAGATCGCAAAAAAAGCTGACGTCAATGAGTCCCTCATCGGCCGCTACTTCGACGGAAAAGAAGGCCTGCTTGTCGCCATTATCGAAAGATTTATCGAGGAAGTTGTTCAGGAAGCCCTCCCCTACGAGCCTCAAGAAACTTTAGCCGATGAGCTTGAGCACTATGTAAAGAACAGAGTGAATCAGGGCTGCATGCACGAAGATTTCGCGCGCATCGTTTTTTCACAAGCGCTTGTCGATAAAAAGTTTAAACGTCGCGTGCGCGAAACGATTCCTTTGCAAATCGATCCGCACTTAGTGGAGCGAGTCACTCGTCTTGCGAATGCGGGGAAATTAAACCTTGGAACGATAACTATCGAGGAGATCTGTCAGCAGATCGATACCTATATGGATGGTGTGTTTTTCTTTGATCGCATTCTGCACGAAGAGACGAATGATAACATGATCGCGAAGACCGTACGCTTTATGCGTCTGTACGCGCGATTGTTTGATAAAAAATAA
- a CDS encoding TolC family protein — translation MKQESLGYKASAEQSEASQLKSREADLFFTPRLFADARIGHDGKEQFASAITYDRLKTQNYSLGVSQDFSFGLQTKLSYAMDRIEVEGATLPAGMSNSFWTATPTLELSMPLWANGFGRSARANEELTRQQNVAEQFGADAQAQGTLVEAEAAYWTLASAQELVQVQKRALTQAQSILSYVTRKAKMNLGENADVLQAKAMVEAVTFQVQIAETQEKAARRAFNTFINKEAETPVSALEGINYGALEKVPVPTQRPGDRYDVKAAGAQAQLAQASAQLTAERNKPSLDLYGSYALNGRDEEFNEAMKNAGKTEHDTAYVGVRFSMPLNLSATSDVKSGALKASRAAELSYESKKFNQEQEWTNLVQQMSEAKESLRLATNIVNAQKAKLENERGRLRQGRTTTYQVLLFEQDFSQSEVNRVQAAAQILGLQARVKLYQASVEGGN, via the coding sequence GTGAAGCAAGAAAGTTTGGGCTATAAAGCGAGCGCTGAGCAGTCTGAAGCGTCTCAATTAAAGTCTCGCGAAGCGGATCTTTTCTTTACTCCGCGTCTTTTCGCTGATGCGCGAATTGGACACGACGGGAAAGAGCAATTTGCTTCTGCAATTACATACGATCGCTTGAAAACACAAAACTATTCATTAGGTGTTTCTCAAGACTTCAGCTTTGGTCTGCAGACCAAATTATCTTATGCCATGGATCGTATTGAAGTCGAAGGCGCGACTCTTCCCGCGGGAATGTCCAATAGTTTTTGGACGGCGACTCCGACATTAGAATTGTCCATGCCTTTGTGGGCGAACGGTTTTGGCCGTTCCGCGCGTGCGAATGAAGAACTGACTCGCCAGCAAAACGTTGCTGAACAATTCGGCGCGGATGCTCAAGCGCAAGGAACATTGGTCGAGGCCGAGGCCGCTTATTGGACTCTCGCTTCGGCGCAAGAACTCGTGCAAGTGCAAAAGAGAGCTCTTACGCAAGCACAAAGCATTCTGTCTTATGTGACTCGCAAAGCGAAAATGAACTTGGGAGAAAATGCGGACGTCCTTCAAGCCAAAGCGATGGTAGAGGCCGTTACTTTTCAAGTGCAAATAGCAGAGACGCAAGAAAAAGCGGCTCGCCGTGCGTTTAATACTTTTATTAATAAAGAGGCAGAGACTCCGGTGTCTGCTCTTGAAGGTATCAACTATGGAGCTCTTGAGAAAGTTCCTGTACCGACGCAAAGACCCGGCGATCGTTACGATGTGAAAGCGGCAGGAGCCCAAGCACAGCTTGCTCAAGCTTCAGCGCAACTCACAGCTGAAAGAAACAAACCCAGTTTGGATCTTTACGGGAGTTACGCTTTGAACGGGCGTGATGAAGAGTTCAACGAAGCGATGAAGAATGCAGGTAAGACAGAGCACGACACGGCTTATGTCGGCGTGCGTTTTTCGATGCCTTTGAATCTTTCCGCAACGTCAGATGTAAAGTCTGGTGCTTTAAAAGCCAGTCGGGCCGCTGAACTCTCTTATGAAAGCAAGAAGTTCAATCAAGAGCAAGAATGGACAAATCTTGTGCAACAAATGAGTGAAGCAAAAGAAAGTCTTCGTTTGGCGACGAACATCGTGAATGCGCAAAAAGCCAAACTTGAAAACGAAAGAGGACGTCTGCGCCAAGGAAGAACAACGACATATCAGGTTCTTCTTTTCGAACAAGACTTCTCGCAATCTGAAGTAAACCGCGTTCAAGCGGCTGCTCAGATTCTTGGATTACAAGCAAGAGTTAAACTTTACCAAGCCTCTGTTGAAGGAGGAAACTAA
- a CDS encoding efflux RND transporter permease subunit has product MSLPKISISRPIFITCVTIALVVVGWASFKSMSVDLFPDVSIPVVTVQTTYQGAGPSEIETLVSRPIEEEVSTISGIKRLTSKSLEGVSQVIVEFNSSVDVKYAEQQVRDKVNIAKPKLPDEVDDPVIKKFDPSDTPIIMVSLTANGLGDAQLFDIADQFIKPRLEQVNNVGAIEIFGGREREVHVLLDRKKLKAREISVSQVAGQVGASGENIPSGKVEQGGKELVFRGLGEFKTVPEIADTLVNLYGNEVPTRVADLGTVVDTLEDEKSRAFVNGDKALFLQVYRQSGSNTVRVADDVIKQLEKLKPELAKMEGAPQVQLVTNASTKIKNNIYDVNETIIIGIVLTIITVFFFLGSARSTFITALSLPISLIGAFMIMKVAGFSINIVSMLALTLAVGLLIDDAIVVIENIYRRMELGEDSLTAAEKGTTEIQMAVMAITLVVIAVFVPVGTMSGTIGQFLKQFGMTVVFSMMISWFVAMTIIPMLTAYFGGEGHGAHSNHHKPASLYDKTLGRLVKGFDRFQAWLEKIYEKLLRVTLRHPLMTIGATFMVFVLSIYTVTKVPGAFITDDDAGEFTVTLEMQPGTSLDGMNKVGDEVDKIIRANPEVDYTAMIIGSLYGESNKSNFYVKMKEGKARNGYTTEAFRDKIRQQLAGFAATANPVVKEYDATGGMGGQPFTLNIISADPQELEAAATKVLAKLKADPRLTDVDTNFRPGKPEMQVHLKSGAAKLYGINTKTMGGELRAQVEGLTPAKFREKGREYEVRVRLMPEQRDLKESFNQVYVPNVNGKLVRLSDVATGDLASGPASIERQDRGRYIQITAGVAPGAGLSEVVNDTVKMMTTGETAFPSSVRFSWGGDAENMQELATSTVLALGFAIMFIYLILSSLYESFITPITIMVALPLALCGAFLGLFLMSETMTIFAIFGFFMLIGVAGKNGILLVDYTRQMMAAGKERGEALVEAGKTRLRPILMTSFALIAGTLPVAIGLNEASKSRTAMGVAIIGGMISSTILTLIVVPAVFTYVDRFRIWANNIGAKFTSTKKKDQQVVVEVRSPAAPDEATGDYALTTSES; this is encoded by the coding sequence ATGAGCTTACCTAAAATATCCATTAGCAGACCGATCTTTATTACGTGCGTGACGATCGCCCTCGTGGTGGTTGGATGGGCCTCGTTCAAATCTATGAGCGTGGACTTATTCCCTGACGTCAGTATCCCGGTTGTCACAGTGCAAACGACTTATCAAGGTGCGGGTCCTTCTGAGATCGAAACTTTGGTGAGCCGTCCTATCGAGGAAGAAGTCAGTACCATCTCTGGTATCAAACGTTTGACTTCAAAAAGTTTGGAAGGTGTTTCGCAAGTTATCGTTGAATTTAACAGCAGCGTTGACGTGAAGTACGCCGAACAACAAGTTCGCGATAAAGTAAATATCGCAAAACCAAAACTTCCCGATGAAGTCGACGATCCAGTGATCAAAAAGTTCGACCCCTCAGACACTCCCATCATCATGGTGTCATTGACCGCGAATGGATTGGGAGACGCCCAACTATTCGATATCGCAGACCAGTTCATCAAGCCTCGTTTGGAACAAGTGAACAACGTCGGTGCGATCGAGATTTTCGGGGGCCGCGAAAGGGAAGTTCACGTTCTTTTGGATCGTAAAAAATTAAAAGCGCGCGAAATTTCTGTCAGCCAAGTTGCCGGTCAAGTCGGTGCTTCGGGTGAGAATATTCCGAGCGGTAAAGTGGAACAAGGCGGGAAAGAACTTGTGTTCCGTGGTTTAGGTGAATTTAAAACCGTTCCTGAGATTGCAGACACTCTCGTAAACCTCTACGGAAACGAGGTTCCTACGCGTGTTGCAGATCTGGGAACGGTTGTAGATACATTGGAGGATGAAAAGTCCCGTGCCTTCGTGAACGGTGACAAAGCGCTTTTCTTGCAAGTCTATCGTCAATCGGGCTCTAACACTGTCAGAGTAGCGGACGACGTTATTAAACAACTCGAAAAGTTGAAGCCTGAGCTTGCAAAAATGGAGGGTGCTCCCCAAGTTCAACTTGTTACGAATGCTTCTACAAAAATTAAGAACAATATTTATGACGTGAACGAAACGATCATTATCGGTATCGTTTTGACAATCATCACGGTGTTCTTCTTCTTGGGAAGTGCGCGATCAACATTTATTACGGCCCTTTCCTTGCCGATTTCATTGATCGGTGCCTTCATGATTATGAAGGTTGCGGGCTTCTCGATTAACATCGTATCCATGTTGGCTTTGACTTTGGCCGTGGGTCTTTTGATCGACGACGCGATCGTGGTTATCGAAAACATCTACCGTCGTATGGAACTGGGTGAAGATTCACTCACTGCCGCGGAAAAAGGTACGACCGAGATCCAAATGGCGGTCATGGCCATCACTCTTGTGGTGATCGCGGTGTTCGTGCCGGTTGGTACGATGTCTGGCACCATCGGTCAGTTCTTGAAACAGTTCGGTATGACCGTTGTGTTCTCGATGATGATCAGCTGGTTCGTGGCGATGACGATCATTCCAATGCTGACAGCCTACTTCGGTGGCGAAGGCCACGGAGCGCATAGCAATCATCATAAACCAGCGTCGTTGTACGATAAAACTTTGGGTCGTCTTGTAAAAGGTTTCGACCGTTTCCAAGCATGGCTTGAGAAAATCTACGAAAAGCTTCTGCGTGTGACTCTTCGTCATCCCTTGATGACGATCGGAGCGACGTTCATGGTGTTCGTGCTAAGTATTTACACGGTGACGAAAGTTCCAGGGGCGTTTATCACGGACGACGATGCCGGTGAGTTTACTGTAACTCTTGAAATGCAACCGGGCACAAGCTTGGACGGTATGAACAAAGTCGGTGATGAGGTAGATAAAATCATCCGCGCAAACCCTGAAGTGGATTACACTGCGATGATCATCGGAAGTCTTTACGGGGAGTCGAATAAATCGAACTTCTACGTCAAGATGAAAGAAGGCAAAGCTCGTAACGGTTACACAACAGAAGCGTTCCGCGATAAGATCCGTCAACAATTGGCAGGTTTCGCTGCAACAGCAAATCCTGTTGTGAAAGAGTACGATGCGACAGGTGGTATGGGTGGACAGCCGTTTACTTTGAATATCATCTCTGCCGATCCTCAAGAGCTTGAAGCGGCCGCAACGAAGGTTCTTGCCAAACTCAAAGCGGATCCTCGTTTGACAGACGTGGATACGAACTTCCGTCCCGGTAAACCCGAGATGCAAGTTCACTTGAAGTCGGGCGCTGCCAAACTTTATGGTATCAACACGAAAACAATGGGTGGAGAGCTTCGTGCGCAAGTAGAAGGTCTGACTCCAGCGAAGTTCCGTGAAAAAGGTCGTGAGTATGAAGTGCGCGTGCGTTTGATGCCAGAGCAACGTGACCTTAAAGAAAGCTTCAACCAGGTTTACGTTCCGAACGTGAATGGAAAACTGGTGCGCTTGTCTGACGTCGCAACAGGGGATTTGGCTTCAGGTCCTGCATCAATTGAGCGTCAAGACCGCGGTCGTTACATTCAAATCACTGCGGGTGTTGCGCCAGGTGCGGGCTTAAGTGAAGTCGTGAATGATACGGTAAAAATGATGACGACAGGTGAAACAGCATTCCCTTCGAGCGTGCGTTTCTCTTGGGGTGGTGACGCGGAAAACATGCAAGAGTTGGCGACTTCAACGGTTCTTGCGTTGGGCTTTGCGATCATGTTCATCTACTTGATCCTTTCGAGCTTGTATGAGTCTTTCATCACGCCAATCACGATCATGGTGGCGTTGCCACTGGCTCTGTGCGGTGCTTTCCTTGGATTGTTCTTGATGAGCGAAACAATGACGATCTTTGCGATCTTCGGTTTCTTCATGTTGATCGGGGTTGCCGGTAAAAACGGTATCTTGCTTGTCGACTACACAAGACAAATGATGGCGGCAGGCAAAGAAAGAGGCGAAGCCTTGGTTGAAGCGGGTAAAACGCGTCTTCGTCCGATCTTGATGACGTCGTTCGCGTTGATCGCAGGTACATTGCCTGTTGCGATCGGTTTGAACGAAGCTTCGAAATCTCGTACGGCGATGGGTGTTGCGATTATCGGCGGTATGATTTCTTCGACAATTCTGACTTTGATTGTCGTACCAGCGGTATTTACATACGTAGATCGTTTTAGAATTTGGGCAAATAACATTGGTGCGAAATTCACATCCACAAAGAAAAAAGACCAACAGGTCGTTGTAGAAGTGAGATCTCCAGCAGCTCCTGATGAAGCTACGGGTGATTACGCATTAACAACATCCGAGAGTTAA
- a CDS encoding MarR family transcriptional regulator produces the protein MAKLFIQEMPSQDQVKTALSRIHEGVDSWALYANLLFRKVGNDLENHIESLLAPYNLSAGRFTLLYLLKDSPEGLMPSELSQKVGVTQATISGLINGLEKAELVTREIHQKDGRSFVIKLTDKGDQTLKEIFPKWAPTIAAFWNQFDAQEKEVIGKALEKMVQNTGLLRMN, from the coding sequence ATGGCAAAACTTTTTATCCAAGAAATGCCGTCCCAAGACCAGGTAAAAACAGCTCTCTCGCGAATCCACGAAGGCGTGGATTCGTGGGCTTTGTATGCGAACTTGCTATTCAGAAAAGTAGGCAACGATTTGGAAAACCACATCGAGAGCTTGCTGGCTCCCTACAATCTTTCAGCAGGACGCTTTACGTTGCTGTATCTTTTGAAGGATTCCCCGGAAGGATTAATGCCTTCGGAGCTTTCGCAGAAAGTGGGAGTTACTCAGGCGACGATTTCTGGTTTAATCAATGGACTTGAGAAAGCAGAACTGGTCACGCGAGAAATTCATCAAAAAGACGGACGCTCTTTTGTCATTAAGTTGACGGACAAAGGGGATCAAACCCTGAAAGAGATCTTTCCGAAGTGGGCTCCGACAATTGCAGCGTTCTGGAATCAATTCGACGCTCAAGAAAAAGAAGTCATCGGCAAAGCACTCGAAAAGATGGTTCAAAATACAGGATTGCTTCGTATGAATTAA
- a CDS encoding metallophosphoesterase: MKQLLMALTVGLALGCAPLKNSPFSEETQSSVTNRNQHQLVALNEKISLQAREDKIVFGAVADTHQNYSALEDWVKVTNTTSLDFAVHLGDFTNQGLNFEYDAYLNLISPLKVPLVTVIGNHDTVAKGKLLYQRLFGPYNFHFDLKGYRFIVFNNNRLDFINEGVDWNWLALEVRSSSLPIVLFMHVDPDNFEYFRPQDRDLFWDIVRDANVRLIMNGHKHIYQTEFKEGVLRHQVERLQNGAWSRITLTDDMVKVEKCLQKECRYETQQDYPPAITM, from the coding sequence ATGAAACAGCTATTGATGGCATTAACCGTGGGCTTGGCCCTCGGTTGTGCGCCTCTCAAGAACTCTCCGTTTTCAGAAGAAACTCAGAGCTCAGTAACAAATCGCAATCAACATCAGTTGGTCGCACTCAATGAAAAAATCTCGCTCCAAGCGAGAGAAGATAAAATCGTTTTTGGCGCGGTCGCCGACACTCATCAGAATTATTCCGCTCTGGAAGATTGGGTGAAAGTGACTAATACCACCTCGCTGGATTTCGCCGTTCATCTTGGCGACTTTACAAATCAAGGGCTTAATTTCGAGTACGATGCTTATTTGAATTTGATCAGTCCTTTGAAGGTACCGCTCGTCACGGTGATCGGAAATCACGATACGGTTGCCAAAGGCAAACTTCTTTATCAGCGTTTGTTCGGCCCTTACAATTTTCACTTTGATCTAAAAGGCTATCGATTCATTGTTTTTAACAACAATCGTCTCGACTTTATAAATGAGGGTGTAGATTGGAATTGGCTCGCGCTGGAAGTGCGCTCAAGTTCATTGCCGATTGTTCTTTTTATGCACGTCGATCCCGACAATTTCGAATACTTTAGACCCCAGGATCGGGATCTTTTTTGGGATATCGTGCGCGATGCAAATGTTCGTTTGATTATGAATGGACATAAGCACATCTATCAAACTGAATTCAAAGAAGGAGTTCTTAGACACCAGGTAGAACGTCTACAAAACGGCGCCTGGTCCCGCATCACGCTCACGGACGACATGGTGAAGGTGGAGAAATGCCTTCAGAAAGAATGTCGTTATGAAACTCAGCAAGATTATCCTCCTGCTATTACTATGTAG
- a CDS encoding aminotransferase class V-fold PLP-dependent enzyme: MYKHLYSRFLQAHAESLHFACHSHHYWPDVTREAHLQYWDDACRYVDTKWEYIFSKKVPQAQKLIAHALKLSHSSQIVFAPNTHEFVFRLFSSLDWSKKVKILTTDSEFYSFDRQANRLSELTQFEITKVPTLPFATFHERFEKELRSQEWDMVFISHVFFNSGLVADIHRLAKAASEKTLFAVDGYHGFMAVPTDLSSLEDRIFYVAGSYKYAQGGEGACFLYVPPSTRHRPLHTGWFAELSHLSAVGSQVGYPTDALQYAGSTMDFSGLYRLIATLETFTGEGLTVERIHEIVTRNQQLFVTELEKTGHPLLQQKNLLKQNSVHGHFLTFELPDTETTQKLVKTLKERGLLTDSRGNRLRFGFGLYHSEEDILKAVQIIASSK; this comes from the coding sequence ATGTACAAACACCTTTACAGTCGTTTTTTACAAGCCCACGCCGAGAGTCTTCATTTCGCGTGTCACAGTCATCACTACTGGCCCGATGTCACCCGGGAAGCCCACTTACAATATTGGGACGATGCCTGCCGCTATGTTGATACGAAGTGGGAGTACATTTTTTCTAAAAAAGTTCCGCAAGCGCAAAAACTGATCGCACACGCTTTAAAACTTTCACACTCTTCGCAAATCGTTTTTGCTCCGAATACGCATGAATTTGTGTTTCGTCTTTTTAGTTCTTTGGATTGGAGCAAAAAAGTAAAAATCCTGACAACCGATTCCGAGTTTTACAGTTTTGACCGTCAAGCCAACCGTCTTTCAGAACTCACCCAGTTTGAAATCACAAAAGTTCCCACCCTGCCCTTCGCGACATTTCATGAACGCTTTGAAAAAGAGCTGCGTTCCCAAGAATGGGACATGGTTTTTATCAGCCACGTGTTTTTCAATTCAGGGCTGGTCGCTGACATTCATAGACTTGCGAAAGCCGCGTCGGAAAAAACTTTGTTCGCTGTTGACGGTTACCATGGCTTTATGGCGGTGCCGACGGATTTGTCGTCCTTGGAAGATCGTATTTTTTACGTCGCCGGTTCTTACAAATACGCCCAAGGGGGCGAGGGGGCTTGTTTTCTTTATGTGCCTCCGTCCACACGCCACCGTCCTTTGCATACGGGATGGTTTGCGGAGCTTTCGCATCTCTCCGCCGTGGGGAGCCAGGTCGGCTATCCCACAGACGCCCTTCAATATGCCGGCAGCACCATGGATTTCTCCGGCCTTTATCGCTTGATCGCGACGCTTGAGACATTCACGGGCGAGGGTCTTACGGTTGAAAGAATTCATGAAATAGTGACTCGCAACCAACAGTTGTTCGTCACAGAGCTCGAAAAAACAGGGCATCCCCTTTTGCAGCAGAAAAACCTGCTTAAACAGAACTCTGTCCATGGACACTTTCTGACGTTCGAACTTCCCGATACGGAAACGACGCAAAAACTGGTTAAAACGCTGAAGGAGCGCGGGCTTCTGACGGATTCGCGCGGAAATCGCCTGCGCTTTGGCTTTGGTCTTTACCATTCCGAAGAAGATATTCTTAAAGCCGTACAAATAATCGCTTCTAGCAAATAA
- a CDS encoding flagellin, which produces MGMRVTTNISAINAQRNLVGSQRAINDSMAKLASGSRINKAADDAAGLAISEGLKAQIRSAAQAQRNANDGISMVQTAEGGLNEIGNIVVRLRELGIQAASDTVGETERGMLNKEVQQLKSEIQRIASVTTWGTTKLLDGSSPKFDFQVGLFNNSEEDRISFNAGENVATLDALGLSGVDFSSKEGAQEALSMLDAAQTSISGTRANLGALQNRLTSTVDNLGVAQENLSAANSRIRDTDVAQASSEMTRNNILLQAGTSTLAQANQSNQLALKLIG; this is translated from the coding sequence ATGGGAATGAGAGTAACAACTAACATCAGCGCGATCAATGCTCAACGTAACCTAGTTGGTTCACAAAGAGCGATCAACGACTCAATGGCGAAACTTGCTTCTGGTAGCCGTATCAATAAAGCGGCAGACGACGCAGCCGGTTTGGCGATCTCTGAAGGCTTGAAAGCTCAGATTCGTTCTGCAGCACAAGCTCAAAGAAATGCGAACGATGGTATCTCAATGGTTCAAACTGCTGAGGGTGGCTTGAACGAAATCGGTAACATCGTGGTTCGTCTTCGTGAGTTGGGAATCCAAGCGGCTTCTGACACTGTTGGTGAAACAGAGCGTGGCATGTTGAATAAAGAGGTTCAGCAATTGAAATCTGAGATTCAACGTATCGCTTCTGTAACTACTTGGGGTACTACTAAACTTCTTGATGGTTCATCTCCGAAGTTTGATTTCCAAGTTGGTTTGTTCAACAACTCTGAAGAAGATCGTATCTCCTTCAACGCTGGTGAAAACGTTGCGACTTTGGACGCTCTTGGATTGAGTGGTGTAGACTTCTCTTCTAAAGAGGGCGCTCAAGAAGCTCTTTCAATGCTCGATGCTGCTCAGACTTCAATCTCTGGAACACGCGCTAATCTTGGTGCCCTCCAAAACAGATTGACTTCAACAGTAGACAACTTGGGTGTTGCACAAGAGAACTTGTCTGCAGCTAACAGCCGTATCCGTGACACAGACGTTGCTCAAGCATCTTCAGAGATGACTCGTAACAACATCTTGTTGCAAGCTGGTACTTCAACATTGGCTCAAGCGAACCAATCTAACCAATTGGCTCTTAAGTTGATCGGTTAA